In the Geobacter sp. FeAm09 genome, one interval contains:
- a CDS encoding Ig-like domain-containing protein gives MRNLLWPVLLMALLSGCGWDGTASRENDFTPLTAITITADYSTIALNTSTRLKATGNYSGLFTRDISDKVTWTSGNTAVAAFATAATPSRVTGTGAGTAVLTATLGGVSATSTMTVSSATVTTITVTPAAPTLAKGLTKQFTATGTFSDATTQDLTFDAAWSSSDTAVASISDTADDTRGLATALAAGTTTISATFGGMSGTTLLTATAPVLQSIAVTPAAPSVLSLSKTTFTATGTYSDATTGNITSQVTWGSSTPSVAPVPTSGSTVTSAPGTTSISATLGGISGTTTLTVTGGTLTGISISLASQTLVKGTSGRISATGVFSNGSTRDITGALTWTVDNASRASLTTPSGNVMWASALASGSVTITAESVSKSATATLTVTAPSLNSLAISPTSLSLTGGTTGRFTLTAVFNDGTSQDVTDTTAWSSGTDTVATIGTTGLASGQVSAAAAGTATITAEYDGTSKTATVTVKAKTLKSLAISPSTTTNLTIGSATAFTATATYTDATTADVTGDTVWTTADANVAIPADSQQLQGQIMGVNSGSTTLTATFGNKTETVTVTVKAP, from the coding sequence ATGCGCAACCTGCTCTGGCCGGTTCTTCTCATGGCACTGCTCTCCGGCTGCGGCTGGGACGGGACCGCGTCCCGGGAGAACGACTTCACCCCCCTCACCGCCATCACCATCACGGCGGATTACTCCACCATCGCCCTGAACACCTCCACCAGACTCAAGGCCACCGGCAATTACTCGGGCCTGTTCACCCGCGACATCAGCGACAAAGTGACCTGGACCAGCGGCAACACCGCCGTGGCCGCCTTCGCGACCGCGGCCACCCCGAGCCGGGTGACCGGCACGGGAGCGGGCACCGCCGTGCTCACCGCGACCCTGGGAGGCGTGTCGGCCACCAGCACCATGACCGTAAGTTCGGCCACCGTCACCACCATAACCGTCACCCCCGCCGCCCCGACCCTCGCCAAGGGCTTGACCAAACAGTTTACGGCCACCGGCACCTTCTCCGACGCCACCACCCAGGACCTGACCTTCGATGCCGCCTGGAGTTCCAGCGATACGGCCGTGGCGAGCATCAGCGACACCGCTGACGACACCAGGGGCTTGGCCACCGCCCTGGCCGCCGGCACCACGACCATCAGCGCCACCTTCGGCGGCATGAGCGGCACCACGCTCCTCACCGCCACGGCGCCGGTGCTCCAGTCGATTGCGGTCACGCCGGCCGCCCCCTCGGTCCTGTCCCTGTCCAAGACCACCTTTACGGCCACCGGCACCTATTCGGACGCCACCACCGGCAACATCACGAGCCAGGTCACCTGGGGCTCGTCCACCCCCAGCGTGGCGCCCGTCCCCACCAGCGGCAGCACCGTGACCTCCGCCCCTGGGACGACCTCCATCAGCGCCACCCTGGGCGGCATCAGCGGCACCACCACCCTCACGGTGACGGGCGGCACCCTGACGGGCATCAGCATCTCCCTCGCCAGCCAGACCCTGGTCAAGGGGACCAGCGGACGCATCAGCGCCACCGGCGTCTTCAGCAACGGCAGCACGCGCGACATCACCGGGGCGCTCACCTGGACGGTGGACAACGCGAGCCGCGCCTCGCTGACCACGCCGTCGGGCAATGTGATGTGGGCCAGCGCCCTGGCGAGCGGTTCCGTGACCATCACCGCCGAATCGGTCTCCAAGAGCGCCACGGCCACCCTGACGGTCACCGCCCCGTCCCTCAACAGCCTGGCCATCTCCCCCACCAGCCTGAGCCTGACCGGCGGGACCACGGGCCGCTTCACCCTGACCGCCGTTTTCAACGACGGGACGAGCCAGGACGTGACCGACACCACCGCCTGGAGTTCCGGCACCGACACCGTCGCCACGATCGGCACCACCGGGCTGGCCAGCGGCCAGGTCAGCGCCGCGGCCGCCGGCACCGCCACCATCACCGCCGAATATGACGGTACGAGCAAAACGGCGACCGTCACGGTCAAGGCGAAAACCCTCAAGAGCCTGGCCATCAGTCCGAGCACCACCACGAACCTGACCATCGGCTCCGCCACCGCCTTCACCGCCACGGCCACCTATACCGACGCCACCACCGCGGACGTGACCGGGGACACGGTCTGGACGACCGCCGACGCCAACGTGGCCATCCCGGCGGACAGCCAGCAACTGCAGGGGCAGATCATGGGGGTCAACAGCGGCTCCACGACCCTGACCGCCACCTTCGGCAACAAGACCGAGACCGTGACCGTGACGGTCAAGGCGCCCTAG
- a CDS encoding chemotaxis protein CheX, producing MSLNAAIYEQLGTDEGTLVAKFHQDIEGIFTTMVGIEDLSAAPVLADPTTHFSHSVTAMVGFAGLFNGLLSLHVPQTLALRFTSGMLGMEVTELDDDVNDALGEIANMVAGSFKHHLSREGHEVRLSTPSVVTGGEYEIASGSLADTLALRYHCGGEPFMISLVVEME from the coding sequence ATGTCGTTGAATGCGGCGATCTATGAGCAGTTGGGCACGGATGAGGGGACGCTGGTGGCGAAGTTCCACCAGGATATCGAGGGGATCTTCACGACCATGGTGGGGATCGAGGACCTGTCAGCGGCACCGGTCCTGGCGGACCCCACGACCCACTTCAGCCATTCCGTCACCGCCATGGTGGGGTTCGCGGGGCTGTTCAACGGCCTTTTGAGCCTGCACGTCCCCCAGACCCTGGCGCTCAGGTTCACCTCCGGCATGCTCGGCATGGAGGTCACCGAACTGGATGACGATGTCAACGACGCCCTGGGCGAGATCGCCAACATGGTGGCCGGCTCCTTCAAGCACCACCTCTCCCGGGAGGGGCACGAGGTGCGGTTGTCCACCCCCTCCGTGGTCACCGGCGGGGAATACGAGATCGCCTCCGGTTCCCTGGCCGATACCCTGGCCCTGCGGTACCACTGCGGTGGCGAACCGTTCATGATCAGCCTGGTGGTGGAGATGGAATAG
- a CDS encoding HDOD domain-containing protein, which produces MGFDSDHDHGKDQAAFAPLICLNILELVRKDDFTFQDLARVIGADPSLTAKLLKVANTPYYNLSGTVTSVEKAVAILGVNIVKIIALSFVVYDEFQVEEDGFFDIDLFWRRSLTSAVAAEQIATALTGSGGDLFLIALLQDIGALLMRNWRPQEYHRLCRIALDGHTPQHHLERDLFGFDHQTAGAELFKSWSFPEAIYLPIGHHHSGDDAPPACRLHIGMLEAANAISSFYSDSHDVAGIARAKHLLTADLGLEEHAADRLIEGVAHKSGEMLSAFGIGGAAMKPLSQILQEANEELGAMYHSYEMMMLELKQARAKAEALARELHECNERHREMAYKDDLTQTYNYRYFQEALGREISRSQRYGREFSLVLFDLDQLKEINDTHGHLVGSQVLVNVSRLVQKKVRTTDIFARLGGDEFGIILPETDASRAGVVAEQIRRSIEASAGSMAATISVGVTCYRSDHGDWDKRVIFNKADEALYTAKKTGKNRVHVA; this is translated from the coding sequence ATTGGATTCGATTCAGACCATGATCACGGGAAAGACCAGGCTGCCTTCGCCCCCCTGATTTGCCTCAATATCCTTGAGCTGGTGCGCAAGGACGATTTCACCTTCCAGGACCTGGCCCGGGTCATCGGCGCGGACCCCTCCCTGACCGCAAAGCTCCTGAAGGTCGCCAACACCCCCTACTACAACCTCTCCGGCACGGTCACCAGCGTCGAGAAGGCGGTTGCCATCCTGGGGGTGAACATCGTCAAGATCATCGCCCTCTCCTTCGTGGTGTACGACGAGTTCCAGGTGGAGGAGGACGGCTTCTTCGACATCGACCTCTTCTGGCGCCGCTCCCTGACCTCGGCCGTGGCCGCCGAACAGATAGCCACTGCCCTGACCGGTTCGGGCGGGGACCTCTTCCTCATCGCCCTGCTCCAGGACATCGGCGCCCTGCTCATGCGCAACTGGCGCCCCCAGGAGTACCACCGGCTCTGCCGGATCGCCCTGGACGGGCACACCCCGCAGCACCACCTGGAACGCGACCTCTTCGGGTTCGACCACCAGACGGCGGGCGCGGAGCTGTTCAAGAGCTGGAGCTTCCCCGAGGCCATCTACCTCCCCATCGGGCACCACCACAGCGGCGACGACGCCCCGCCCGCCTGCCGCCTGCACATCGGCATGCTGGAGGCCGCCAACGCCATCTCGTCCTTTTACAGCGACAGCCACGACGTGGCCGGGATCGCCCGGGCCAAACACCTGCTCACCGCGGACCTGGGCCTCGAGGAGCATGCCGCCGACAGGCTGATCGAGGGGGTGGCCCACAAGAGCGGGGAGATGCTCTCCGCCTTCGGCATCGGCGGCGCGGCCATGAAGCCCCTTTCCCAGATCCTGCAGGAAGCCAACGAAGAACTGGGCGCCATGTACCATTCCTACGAGATGATGATGCTGGAATTGAAACAGGCGCGGGCCAAGGCCGAGGCCCTGGCCCGGGAGCTCCACGAGTGCAACGAGCGGCACCGGGAGATGGCCTACAAGGACGACCTGACCCAGACGTACAACTACCGTTACTTCCAGGAGGCCCTGGGGCGCGAGATCAGCAGGTCCCAGCGCTACGGCCGGGAATTCTCCCTCGTCCTGTTCGACCTGGACCAGCTCAAGGAGATCAACGACACCCACGGACATCTCGTGGGGAGCCAGGTGCTGGTCAACGTCAGCAGGCTGGTGCAGAAGAAGGTGCGCACCACCGACATCTTCGCGCGCCTGGGGGGGGACGAATTCGGCATCATCCTGCCGGAAACGGACGCATCGAGGGCAGGCGTCGTCGCCGAACAGATCCGGCGCTCCATCGAGGCTTCGGCCGGAAGCATGGCCGCCACCATCAGCGTCGGCGTGACCTGCTACCGCTCCGACCACGGGGATTGGGACAAAAGGGTCATCTTCAACAAGGCGGACGAGGCCCTCTACACGGCCAAGAAAACCGGCAAGAACCGCGTCCACGTGGCGTAG
- a CDS encoding bacteriohemerythrin gives MKRMPCRGMHRADICLQPATEPTGAGPMPRTRRNPPQSPAAAGRGVPPPPGPPHHPARQRSSAIMAMHFPEELLFGIPEIDGQHRDLFDMYNEFSDAVDKGRGPEGLSLLFDRLEGFAAYHFRCEERLMVKSGYPQREEHLQEHTQSNEVLKQYKAAMDSAGVTRELLLSIKRHLIRLLINHTRRDDLLLCRHLLTGQAASGPDVPPTAQIGEILVDAAFISRDTLKAALARQQEGGRTLGEVLTDMGAVTAEDMVEAFAIQRGLLKINHGGSPAD, from the coding sequence ATGAAACGAATGCCATGTCGTGGCATGCATCGTGCAGATATTTGCTTGCAGCCTGCAACGGAGCCGACCGGCGCGGGGCCCATGCCCCGCACGCGGCGCAACCCGCCCCAAAGCCCGGCAGCGGCCGGCCGGGGCGTGCCGCCGCCCCCCGGGCCGCCACATCACCCCGCTCGCCAAAGGAGCAGCGCAATTATGGCAATGCACTTTCCCGAAGAATTACTGTTCGGAATCCCCGAAATAGATGGACAACACCGCGATCTTTTTGATATGTATAACGAATTTTCCGATGCCGTGGACAAGGGCCGCGGCCCGGAAGGGCTTTCCCTGCTGTTTGACCGCCTCGAGGGGTTTGCGGCCTACCATTTCAGGTGCGAAGAGCGCCTGATGGTGAAAAGCGGCTACCCCCAGAGGGAGGAACACCTCCAGGAGCATACCCAAAGCAACGAGGTGCTGAAACAGTACAAGGCGGCCATGGACTCGGCGGGCGTGACCCGGGAACTGCTCCTGTCCATCAAGCGCCACCTGATCCGGCTGCTCATCAACCATACGAGGCGCGACGACCTGCTCTTGTGCCGGCACCTGCTGACCGGGCAGGCGGCGAGCGGCCCGGACGTGCCCCCCACGGCGCAGATCGGCGAAATCCTGGTGGACGCGGCGTTCATCAGCCGCGACACCCTGAAGGCCGCGCTGGCCCGGCAGCAGGAGGGGGGCCGCACGCTGGGGGAGGTGCTGACGGACATGGGCGCGGTGACGGCGGAAGATATGGTCGAGGCGTTCGCCATCCAGCGCGGGCTCCTGAAAATAAACCACGGCGGCTCTCCGGCGGACTGA
- a CDS encoding nitroreductase yields MPQELSPVVCKNCALLLVRRCYGKHWWFRLIREPLVWGMRLLSLCHGIDARRHVVSNPECHGCVRFMKAELEEKSPTFRFLNDRIGPRFGAMRNAMLTQAELDEAKRRAREMMEPGRRG; encoded by the coding sequence ATGCCCCAGGAACTCTCCCCCGTTGTCTGCAAGAACTGCGCGCTGCTCCTCGTGCGGCGCTGTTATGGAAAACATTGGTGGTTCCGCCTGATCCGCGAACCCCTGGTGTGGGGCATGCGCCTTTTGTCCCTCTGCCACGGGATCGACGCCCGCAGGCACGTGGTGAGCAATCCCGAATGCCACGGCTGCGTCCGCTTCATGAAGGCGGAGCTGGAGGAGAAATCGCCCACTTTCCGCTTCCTCAACGACCGCATCGGCCCGCGCTTCGGCGCCATGCGCAACGCCATGCTCACCCAGGCGGAACTGGACGAAGCCAAACGCCGCGCCAGAGAGATGATGGAACCCGGGCGCCGGGGATAG
- a CDS encoding molybdopterin-binding protein → MKVSARNVFAGTVAAITTGAVNSEVVLTLAGGAQVVSVVTNGAVANLGLAAGKNAYAIVKASSVIIATDVKADKISARNTLTGKVARIVDGPVSAEVDIEIADGTAVSAVITHGSVKSLGLAVGGTATAIIKASNVILAVD, encoded by the coding sequence ATGAAAGTAAGCGCACGCAACGTATTTGCCGGCACAGTCGCCGCCATCACCACAGGGGCGGTCAATTCCGAGGTCGTCCTGACCCTCGCGGGGGGCGCCCAGGTGGTCTCCGTGGTCACCAACGGCGCCGTGGCCAACCTGGGCCTGGCCGCGGGCAAGAACGCCTATGCCATCGTCAAGGCCAGCTCCGTCATTATCGCCACCGATGTCAAGGCCGACAAGATCAGTGCCCGCAACACCCTCACCGGCAAGGTCGCCCGCATCGTCGACGGCCCGGTCAGCGCCGAGGTGGATATCGAAATCGCCGACGGCACCGCCGTCAGCGCCGTCATCACCCACGGCAGCGTCAAGAGCCTGGGATTGGCCGTGGGAGGTACCGCAACCGCCATCATCAAGGCGTCCAACGTCATCCTCGCGGTGGACTGA
- a CDS encoding molybdenum storage protein subunit alpha — protein MNTTPDTIKHVASALAHQTLLNGAITNPVAGVRPMQLLPWLHVVKIGGRSIMDRGRDAILPMVEEIRKLLPEHRLLILTGAGIRARHLMRVGLDLGLPVGSLAPLAASDAGQNGQILAELLAQDFVSYVEKPTISSQLAIHLAAARAVVGSAYPPYHHHEFPTSRIPVHRADTGAFLLADALGAASLTIVEDVDGVYSADPNGPEGKDAQLIGEVSYADLAKQPGTLPVDRAMLEIMANARHIHSVQVVNGLVPGRLTAALRGQHVGTIIRTAAPRP, from the coding sequence ATGAACACTACGCCTGATACCATCAAACACGTTGCCTCCGCACTCGCCCACCAGACCCTCCTCAACGGGGCGATCACGAATCCCGTGGCCGGCGTGCGCCCGATGCAGCTCCTCCCCTGGCTGCACGTCGTGAAGATCGGCGGCCGCTCCATCATGGACCGGGGCCGGGATGCGATCCTGCCCATGGTGGAGGAGATCCGCAAACTCCTGCCGGAACACCGCCTGCTCATCCTGACCGGCGCCGGCATCCGCGCCCGCCACCTCATGAGGGTCGGCCTCGACCTGGGGCTGCCGGTCGGCTCCCTGGCCCCCCTGGCCGCGAGCGACGCGGGGCAGAACGGCCAGATCCTGGCGGAACTGCTCGCCCAGGATTTCGTTTCCTACGTGGAGAAACCAACCATCTCCAGCCAGCTGGCGATCCACCTGGCCGCCGCCCGGGCCGTTGTGGGCAGCGCCTACCCGCCGTACCACCACCATGAGTTCCCGACCTCCCGCATCCCGGTCCACCGGGCCGACACGGGTGCGTTCCTGCTGGCGGATGCGTTGGGGGCGGCCAGTCTCACCATCGTGGAGGACGTGGACGGCGTGTACAGCGCCGACCCCAACGGCCCCGAGGGCAAGGACGCGCAGTTGATCGGAGAGGTGAGCTACGCCGATCTGGCGAAGCAGCCGGGCACCCTGCCCGTGGACCGCGCGATGCTGGAGATCATGGCCAACGCGCGCCACATCCACAGCGTGCAGGTCGTCAACGGCCTGGTGCCGGGCCGGCTCACGGCAGCGCTGCGCGGGCAGCACGTGGGCACCATCATCCGTACCGCCGCGCCGCGCCCCTGA
- a CDS encoding uridine kinase, producing the protein MDQTTTELEELLKQKHLTDPELLEAAERAEDFRILPDATVVKIGGQSLIDRGRAAVYPLVDEIVAARKDHKMLIGTGAGTRARHLYSIAAGLNLPAGVLSQLGASVANQNAAMLGQLLAKHGISSVDNAALSAVPLYLAEVHAVVFSGMPPYGLWIRPSVDNVIPPYRTDAGCFLVAEQFGCKAMVYVKDENGLYTDNPKTAKHASFIPKISVDEMKAKGLHDSILEFPMLDLLKAARHVRQVQVVNGLVPGNLTRALAGEHVGTIITAD; encoded by the coding sequence ATGGACCAGACGACGACGGAACTCGAAGAGCTTCTGAAACAGAAGCATCTGACCGATCCGGAACTCCTGGAAGCGGCGGAGCGTGCGGAAGACTTCCGGATTCTGCCGGACGCAACGGTAGTCAAAATCGGCGGCCAGAGCTTGATCGACCGGGGACGGGCGGCCGTCTACCCCCTGGTGGACGAGATCGTGGCGGCCCGCAAGGACCACAAGATGCTCATCGGCACCGGCGCAGGGACCCGGGCCCGGCATCTCTACTCCATTGCGGCGGGGCTCAACCTGCCGGCCGGCGTCCTCTCCCAGTTGGGTGCCTCGGTGGCGAACCAGAACGCCGCCATGCTGGGGCAGTTGCTCGCCAAACACGGCATCTCGTCGGTGGACAACGCCGCACTGTCGGCGGTGCCGCTCTACCTGGCCGAGGTGCACGCGGTGGTCTTCAGCGGCATGCCCCCCTACGGGCTCTGGATACGGCCCTCCGTGGACAACGTCATCCCCCCCTACCGCACCGATGCGGGCTGCTTCCTGGTGGCGGAACAGTTCGGCTGCAAGGCCATGGTCTATGTGAAGGACGAGAACGGCCTGTACACCGACAACCCCAAGACGGCGAAGCACGCGTCCTTCATCCCCAAGATCTCGGTGGATGAGATGAAGGCCAAGGGGCTGCACGATTCGATCCTGGAATTTCCCATGCTCGACCTCCTCAAGGCGGCCCGCCATGTCCGCCAGGTCCAGGTGGTGAACGGCCTCGTCCCCGGCAACCTGACACGCGCGCTCGCAGGCGAGCATGTCGGCACCATAATAACTGCAGACTGA
- a CDS encoding MIP/aquaporin family protein, with product MKYTHEFIGELFGTFLLVLIGCSSVAVSVLFSAHAGLFQVAMVWGLGVTLAIYATRHLSCAHLNPAVSIAMAVRRRMSWDRLPVYLCAQFLGAFIAAGLLYLLFADSIAHFESINGIVRGTPQSVKTAQMFGEFYPSPGAGPAAAVSPHAAFLAEAVGTFILVSMIFALTEGCNLGRPSDTVSPLFIGLTVTALISILAPLTQAGFNPARDLAPRIFAWMTGWGAAAFPDAGFGFITVYVLGPIAGGVAASALSYTIEPFMKAKRAAGDTCCCAGDDAAADGAQPAAE from the coding sequence GTGAAATATACCCACGAGTTTATCGGCGAGCTCTTCGGCACCTTTCTGCTGGTGCTGATCGGCTGCTCCTCCGTCGCCGTATCGGTGCTCTTCTCGGCCCATGCGGGCCTGTTCCAGGTCGCCATGGTGTGGGGGCTGGGGGTGACCCTCGCCATCTACGCCACCCGGCACCTCTCCTGCGCCCACCTCAACCCGGCGGTCAGCATCGCCATGGCGGTCAGGCGCCGCATGTCCTGGGACCGGCTGCCGGTGTACCTCTGCGCCCAGTTCCTGGGTGCGTTCATCGCCGCCGGCCTGCTCTACCTGCTCTTCGCCGATTCCATCGCCCATTTCGAGAGCATCAACGGCATCGTGCGCGGCACCCCGCAATCGGTCAAGACCGCCCAGATGTTCGGCGAGTTCTATCCCAGCCCCGGCGCCGGCCCGGCGGCGGCGGTGTCCCCCCACGCCGCCTTCCTCGCCGAAGCGGTGGGCACCTTCATCCTGGTATCCATGATCTTCGCCCTCACCGAGGGGTGCAACCTGGGCAGGCCGTCCGACACCGTCAGCCCCCTCTTCATCGGCCTCACGGTAACGGCGCTCATCTCCATCCTCGCCCCCCTCACCCAGGCCGGGTTCAACCCCGCCCGCGACCTCGCCCCCCGCATCTTCGCCTGGATGACCGGCTGGGGCGCGGCGGCGTTCCCCGACGCAGGGTTCGGCTTCATCACGGTCTACGTGCTGGGACCGATCGCGGGGGGCGTTGCGGCATCGGCCCTGAGCTACACCATCGAGCCGTTCATGAAGGCGAAGCGTGCCGCCGGCGACACCTGCTGCTGCGCCGGCGACGACGCCGCGGCGGACGGCGCGCAGCCGGCGGCCGAGTAG
- a CDS encoding methyltransferase domain-containing protein, with protein sequence MKAKLDALTAVKEYYGKVLTGTKDLQTSACCSTESFPAAHRAVLAEIDEEILDKFYGCGSPIPPAIEGCTVLDLGCGSGRDVYLASKLVGPEGRVIGVDMTDEQLAVARRHVAGQTERFGFAAPNVDFRQGYIEDLAGCGIADNSIDLVISNCVINLSPDKERVFSEIFRVLKPGGELYFSDVFADRRLPEELRNDPTLYGECLSGALYIEDFRRLLRSLGCQDYRTVSKRGIAIDNPEIAARIGQAIFSSVTVRAFKLACLEDICEDFGQVAYYNGTIPGCPHSFDLDDHHTFFTGKPLLVCGNTSAMVQDTRFGKHFTVRGDRSVHYGAFPCGPAPAAAPADACSGGGCC encoded by the coding sequence ATGAAAGCAAAGCTTGATGCCCTGACAGCGGTAAAAGAGTACTACGGCAAGGTTCTGACCGGAACCAAGGACCTGCAAACGAGCGCCTGCTGCTCGACCGAATCGTTTCCGGCGGCGCACCGGGCGGTGCTGGCCGAGATCGACGAGGAGATCCTGGACAAGTTCTACGGTTGCGGCTCGCCGATTCCCCCGGCCATCGAGGGGTGCACGGTGCTGGATCTGGGGTGCGGCTCCGGCAGGGACGTCTACCTGGCCTCCAAGCTGGTCGGCCCGGAGGGCCGCGTCATCGGCGTGGACATGACCGACGAGCAGTTGGCCGTGGCCCGCAGGCATGTGGCGGGTCAGACCGAACGCTTCGGCTTCGCCGCACCGAACGTGGACTTCCGGCAGGGCTACATCGAGGACCTGGCCGGCTGCGGCATCGCCGACAATTCCATCGACCTGGTCATCTCCAACTGCGTCATCAACCTCTCCCCGGACAAGGAGCGGGTCTTCTCCGAGATCTTCCGGGTCCTCAAACCGGGGGGGGAGCTGTACTTCTCCGACGTGTTCGCCGACCGCCGCCTGCCGGAGGAGCTGAGAAACGACCCGACCCTGTACGGCGAATGCCTGAGCGGGGCGCTCTACATCGAGGACTTCCGCCGCCTGCTCCGTTCCCTGGGGTGTCAGGACTACCGCACCGTGTCCAAGCGGGGCATCGCCATCGACAACCCGGAGATCGCCGCCAGGATCGGCCAGGCCATTTTCAGCTCCGTCACGGTGCGGGCCTTCAAACTGGCCTGCCTGGAGGACATCTGCGAGGATTTCGGCCAGGTGGCCTACTACAACGGCACCATCCCCGGCTGCCCCCACTCCTTCGACCTGGACGACCACCACACCTTCTTCACCGGCAAGCCGCTGCTGGTGTGCGGCAATACCTCCGCCATGGTGCAGGATACCCGCTTCGGCAAGCATTTCACGGTACGCGGCGACCGCTCCGTCCACTACGGCGCCTTCCCCTGCGGCCCCGCACCGGCGGCGGCGCCGGCAGACGCCTGCTCCGGCGGCGGCTGCTGCTGA
- the arsS gene encoding arsenosugar biosynthesis radical SAM (seleno)protein ArsS (Some members of this family are selenoproteins.), with translation METREFDDYVEKSGQALTRDSVNCLQMNLGYVCNLSCRHCHVEAGPHRKEQMGREVMDDCLRFVRREGVTVVDLTGGAPEMNPHLRYLIGELAKIASVETILLRSNLSVLDDPEYVSLPDFLLEHNVDIVASMPCYLEENVTAQRGGGVYEANVRILQRLNRLGFGGASGPKLHLVYNPGGAFLPGPQPALEAAYKENLEKMFGITFNSLYTITNIPIGRFSLDLENQGRLAAYRKLLVGHFNPDNLNRVMCRNMISVDWQGQVYDCDFNHALQLPLDAAVSHIGTATGAGLIGRRVITGEHCFACTAGTGSSCGGSLST, from the coding sequence ATGGAAACGAGAGAGTTCGACGACTACGTGGAGAAGAGCGGGCAGGCGTTGACGCGGGATTCCGTGAATTGTCTGCAGATGAACCTGGGGTACGTGTGCAACCTGAGCTGCCGCCACTGCCATGTGGAGGCGGGGCCGCACCGCAAGGAACAGATGGGGCGGGAGGTCATGGACGACTGCCTGCGCTTCGTGAGGCGGGAGGGGGTCACGGTGGTGGACCTTACGGGGGGCGCGCCGGAAATGAACCCTCACCTGCGCTACCTGATCGGGGAGTTGGCAAAGATCGCCTCGGTGGAAACCATCCTGCTCCGCAGCAACCTGTCCGTGCTCGACGACCCCGAATACGTCTCCCTGCCGGATTTCCTGCTGGAGCACAACGTGGACATCGTCGCCTCCATGCCCTGCTATCTGGAGGAAAACGTCACGGCTCAGCGGGGCGGCGGCGTCTACGAGGCGAACGTCCGCATCCTGCAACGCCTGAACCGGCTCGGCTTCGGCGGCGCAAGCGGTCCGAAGCTGCACCTGGTCTACAACCCGGGCGGCGCGTTCCTGCCCGGCCCGCAGCCGGCCCTGGAGGCCGCCTACAAGGAAAATCTGGAAAAAATGTTCGGCATCACCTTCAACAGCCTCTACACCATCACCAATATCCCCATCGGGCGGTTCAGCCTGGACCTGGAAAACCAGGGGCGCCTGGCCGCCTACCGGAAACTGCTGGTGGGCCACTTCAACCCCGACAACCTGAACAGGGTCATGTGCCGGAACATGATCAGCGTGGATTGGCAGGGGCAGGTGTACGACTGCGACTTCAACCACGCCCTGCAACTGCCGCTCGACGCGGCCGTCAGCCACATCGGAACCGCGACCGGCGCCGGGCTGATCGGCAGGAGGGTGATCACCGGGGAACACTGCTTTGCCTGCACCGCCGGGACGGGGAGCAGTTGTGGAGGAAGCCTGAGTACATAA